CAGGGATACCTGCTCCGGCGATGTTGATGACACACACCCGCTGAGAAATACCTGTTTTAATACGGTAGACTAGAAAACTTTCTTTTGACAGATAGAGCAGACTATTGACATCTTACCCAATTAAAACGATCATTGTGTGTTGCTTTTCCATGATTAGACATACGAAGTTTTGGCAGAAAAAATACTTTTTTTCTTCGGTGCTTTAGGTGTTTTTAATGCATTGTTATTGGCTATCTATCTACTTATAGTTAAGCCAAACCGCCGCTTAGATGACTATTTTCTTGGGATATTACTCTTTTATCTGGTAATACGAGTAGGTGTATCTTGCTTTCATTTTTTTGGACAGGCACCCCATGAGCTTATCAAGCTAGGGCTTATGGCTAACTTGTTTATAGGGCCGGTAGTGTTATTACTGATGAGGGCTTTGATTAATCCAGACAAGGTAATAATCAATCGTAGTTTGTGGCAGTTTGGTTTATTGTCTTTCGGCTTGGTCTTATCTTGGGTTTTGTTTGACCTTCCCACTTGGAACTGGAAAATTAGGTACATCATCCACTTTGTATTGACAGTTTATCTGATACAGGTGGCGTTTATCTGGAGAAGAGAGTTTGGGTATTTCTTTTCATCAAAGGGGCTCACTTTCAATGTGAGAAAAGCCATCATTATCTATTTAGCGATTGTGCTGATATGTTTCGGGTTCGCAGTGTCATTATTCTCCAGCTACATTGTGGGACCGTTGAGCTTCTCTATCATATTTTATCTGGCAATGGGCTATCTTTTATCGAACAGCCCGAAAGAATTAGACACCCCGAAAAAGAAGAGGTATTTCTCCCGTAAGCAGGTTGCCCCGCAGGAGTTTAATGACATAAACCAAAAGCTGACTCAGCTAATGGAAATCGATAATATATATCGAGACCCCGATTTAAAGCTTGAGGCACTCGCTACCCAGCTTGCTATCAGTAGACATTTATTGTCCAAAATATTAAACGATAACCTCGATGTGAATTTTCATCAATACATTAACAACTACCGGATACGCGAAGCCTGCCGAATATTGAGGGAAAATAAGCACTACAGTATAGAGGCTATCGCTTATGAGGTGGGGTTTCACAGTCGTTCTTCTTTCTTTACTGCCTTCAAGAAGCTGAAGGGGACGACACCTTCAAAGTATAGGCAAGAGGGTTAGTGCTCTGTCAAGCCTAACACTTCGGGTAATCTCATGCAATTTTTGACCCAGATCTTTGTTACAAAAAACTCTCGTAGCTACGGCTATGATCATTTTTTGTGTCGCGATCTGAGCCAAAAATTGTGGTGGCCTGAACCCGAATTTTAAACATTAACGGAGCATTAGTCCGTATTTATCATTTCGTACTCCCAACTTATCAATACAGACTGTTTTGGTAGGGTAAAAGGGCATCTTTACGCAAAAGAAAATAAAGTAAAGATGAAAAAAGCACTGGCTCTTTGGGCATTATGCCTTTCTATTGCTAACCATACTTTGGCTCAGCTAGAGTCACCGGAAGAGCGATCAATTTATAAAATTCCTACCAAACTACTGGCTGGAGAAGGTTTGAAGGCGACTAAGCCAGCGGATTCAAGCCGAGTTGCTCACCAGAAGCGAGTTTACGATGGAAAAGATATAGCTATTTATATGGTAGCCATCGGCACAGGAATCACCAACGAGTTTGAGAGCTTCCCGATGGAAGAATTTATCTTTTGGATGAACGGAAAAGCCGTTGTGGAACCCGCAAATGAAGCTTCTTTCGAAGTTCACTCAGGGGACTTTTTTGTGCAAGCTAAAGGGTTTCGGGGAAAATGGAATTTTGTTGATAATGGAGGCTTACACCTGGAGTTGGCACTAATTGCCAAGAATAGGCCCGACTCTACCGTTAAATCGCCTATTAGTAAAGCATTGGTTATTGATCGGGACATCCTCTCCGGAGTTTTCCGGCCAACAAATGGCACTATTTACCAGGGAGCGGAACTCACTGTAAATGTGCTCACTGAGCTTGAGCAATTTGAAAAAGTATCCCAAGAGCGTATGATACACGTACTAAGTGGGGTACTAACTGTAACCACCGAAGATCGGTCTGAATATGAGTTTTTTCCAGGCGACTTTTTCATCGTTTCTGAAAATATTGAAGGCTCTTGGGGCTCTAGTAGTTTGCAAGACCTTCGTGTACTGGAAGTTTACAAGACTAAGAATTGATAGTAGTAAAGAATTCCTGATTGCCCAATTAGCTCTTATTTGCTCCTATTATTCATTTCTTAAGTCGAGGTATAATATGATTCTCAATAAGTTCAATCCGGTCTTTGGCTCTGGGCTTAAAGCAAGAAGTAATGGCGACTACTATGCCTCTTTCTGAATCTACGTAAATCATGTTGCCCCCATCACCTATGGCGGCAAAGCAATTCGTACCGATAATCCACCATAA
This region of Tunicatimonas pelagia genomic DNA includes:
- a CDS encoding AraC family transcriptional regulator, translating into MAEKILFFFGALGVFNALLLAIYLLIVKPNRRLDDYFLGILLFYLVIRVGVSCFHFFGQAPHELIKLGLMANLFIGPVVLLLMRALINPDKVIINRSLWQFGLLSFGLVLSWVLFDLPTWNWKIRYIIHFVLTVYLIQVAFIWRREFGYFFSSKGLTFNVRKAIIIYLAIVLICFGFAVSLFSSYIVGPLSFSIIFYLAMGYLLSNSPKELDTPKKKRYFSRKQVAPQEFNDINQKLTQLMEIDNIYRDPDLKLEALATQLAISRHLLSKILNDNLDVNFHQYINNYRIREACRILRENKHYSIEAIAYEVGFHSRSSFFTAFKKLKGTTPSKYRQEG
- a CDS encoding cupin domain-containing protein, translated to MKKALALWALCLSIANHTLAQLESPEERSIYKIPTKLLAGEGLKATKPADSSRVAHQKRVYDGKDIAIYMVAIGTGITNEFESFPMEEFIFWMNGKAVVEPANEASFEVHSGDFFVQAKGFRGKWNFVDNGGLHLELALIAKNRPDSTVKSPISKALVIDRDILSGVFRPTNGTIYQGAELTVNVLTELEQFEKVSQERMIHVLSGVLTVTTEDRSEYEFFPGDFFIVSENIEGSWGSSSLQDLRVLEVYKTKN